From Deltaproteobacteria bacterium, a single genomic window includes:
- the trmB gene encoding tRNA (guanosine(46)-N7)-methyltransferase TrmB: MSRRLRYDIPGPDRRVALEELRAKGWEALFPELPRPLRLVLEIGFGRGEFLAELAAGAPAVAHVGVERSWKRVLKMARRLARSELANVRLVHGAGEDVVRDGFGAGSLDAVWINFSDPWPKKRHHRRRLVQPALVAALAERLRPGGLLHVATDDAGYAEHIDAVLGAEPRLANAFAPARWLPEVPGRTPTAYELAWRAEGRALHFWAYRRVDEPEPLS; this comes from the coding sequence GTGTCCCGCCGCCTGCGCTACGACATCCCCGGCCCGGATCGGCGCGTGGCGCTCGAGGAGCTGCGCGCGAAGGGCTGGGAGGCGCTCTTCCCGGAGCTGCCACGGCCGCTGCGGCTCGTGCTCGAGATCGGCTTCGGCCGCGGCGAGTTCCTGGCGGAGCTGGCCGCGGGTGCGCCCGCGGTGGCGCACGTCGGTGTCGAGCGATCCTGGAAACGGGTCCTCAAGATGGCGCGGCGGCTCGCGCGCAGCGAGCTCGCGAACGTGCGCCTCGTGCACGGGGCCGGCGAGGACGTGGTCCGGGACGGCTTCGGGGCGGGCTCGCTCGACGCGGTCTGGATCAACTTCTCCGACCCCTGGCCCAAGAAGCGCCATCACCGCCGCCGGCTCGTGCAGCCCGCGCTGGTCGCCGCCCTGGCCGAGCGGCTGCGTCCGGGAGGCCTGCTCCACGTCGCCACCGATGACGCCGGCTACGCCGAGCACATCGACGCCGTGCTCGGCGCCGAGCCGCGCCTCGCGAACGCCTTCGCGCCGGCGCGCTGGCTCCCGGAGGTGCCGGGGCGGACCCCGACCGCCTACGAGCTCGCCTGGCGCGCGGAGGGGCGCGCGCTCCACTTCTGGGCCTACCGGCGCGTCGACGAGCCGGAGCCGCTCTCGTAG
- the rlmN gene encoding 23S rRNA (adenine(2503)-C(2))-methyltransferase RlmN → MADPRPHLKDLSVEALRARFAAGGVAPWRAEQVAGWLYGRGVEDPAGWSDLPGELRARIADEWQLRALAWDDLARSADGTVKGRLRAHDGALVEAVSIPEPERTTLCISTQVGCPLACSFCATGTLGFTRNLTVAEILDQVCRMREALAPGQRITNVVFMGMGEPLLNLPRVLDAVRVLLHPKAFALAPRRVTVSTAGVVPRIGTLLEAVPVNLAVSLHAAHDAKRDVLVPINRRFPLDALLGALRALPGLGPRRPVFFEWTLIAGVNDGPEDARELVRRIQGIPAKVNLIPMNAHAGSPHRPPPAETCSRFAGELARRGVTVTLRRPRGADIDAACGQLAARGAA, encoded by the coding sequence ATGGCCGACCCTCGTCCCCATCTGAAGGACCTGTCCGTCGAGGCGCTGCGCGCGCGCTTCGCAGCGGGCGGCGTCGCACCCTGGCGCGCCGAGCAGGTGGCGGGCTGGCTCTACGGCCGCGGGGTCGAGGACCCCGCCGGCTGGTCGGACCTGCCCGGTGAGCTGCGCGCGCGCATCGCCGACGAGTGGCAGCTGCGGGCGCTCGCCTGGGACGACCTCGCGCGCTCCGCCGACGGCACCGTGAAGGGCCGGCTGCGGGCCCACGACGGCGCGCTCGTCGAGGCGGTGTCGATCCCGGAGCCGGAGCGCACGACGCTGTGCATCTCCACCCAGGTCGGCTGCCCGCTCGCCTGCTCGTTCTGCGCCACCGGCACCCTCGGGTTCACGCGCAACCTGACGGTGGCCGAGATCCTCGATCAGGTGTGCCGGATGCGCGAGGCGCTGGCCCCCGGCCAGCGGATCACCAACGTGGTCTTCATGGGGATGGGCGAGCCGCTGCTCAACCTCCCGCGCGTGCTCGACGCGGTGCGCGTGCTCCTGCACCCGAAGGCCTTCGCGCTCGCGCCGCGCAGGGTGACGGTCTCGACCGCCGGCGTGGTGCCGCGGATCGGGACGCTGCTCGAGGCGGTCCCCGTGAACCTGGCGGTTTCGCTGCACGCCGCGCACGACGCGAAGCGCGACGTGCTGGTGCCGATCAACCGCCGCTTCCCGCTCGACGCCCTGCTCGGTGCCTTGCGCGCGCTGCCCGGCCTGGGCCCGCGCCGCCCGGTGTTCTTCGAGTGGACCCTGATCGCCGGTGTCAACGACGGGCCCGAGGACGCGCGCGAGCTGGTCCGCCGGATCCAGGGTATCCCGGCCAAGGTCAACCTGATCCCGATGAACGCCCACGCCGGCTCGCCGCACCGCCCGCCGCCCGCCGAGACCTGCTCGCGCTTCGCCGGCGAGCTGGCGCGCCGCGGTGTCACGGTGACGCTGCGCCGGCCGCGCGGCGCCGACATCGACGCCGCCTGCGGCCAGCTCGCCGCGCGCGGTGCGGCCTAG
- a CDS encoding metallophosphoesterase family protein, which produces MLYAIGDVHGCLDKLEDLLRSLPLRADDRLVFLGDYVDRGPDSRGVVDRLIRLADERPTVFLMGNHESMFLDFLGWQGPQYFGSDVFIANGGAETLLSYDYFDRPAPRPKHFALPPGHEAFFRSLRMHHVEGDFLFVHAGLGRVLARSDHLDQALRGARLEELLWDRSTMDVPHRLGVTIVYGHTPRADFGIRWNQPYSIGIDTGAVYGGALTAIRLPDETIFQV; this is translated from the coding sequence ATGCTCTACGCGATCGGCGACGTCCACGGCTGCCTCGACAAGCTCGAGGACCTGCTGCGGTCCCTTCCGCTGCGCGCGGACGACCGCCTGGTCTTCCTCGGCGACTACGTGGACCGCGGCCCCGACTCGCGCGGCGTCGTCGACCGCCTGATCCGGCTCGCCGACGAACGCCCCACCGTCTTCCTGATGGGCAATCACGAGTCGATGTTCCTCGACTTCCTCGGCTGGCAGGGACCCCAGTACTTCGGCTCCGACGTCTTCATCGCCAACGGCGGCGCCGAGACCCTGCTCTCCTACGACTACTTCGATCGCCCGGCCCCCCGCCCGAAGCACTTCGCACTGCCACCCGGTCACGAGGCGTTCTTCCGCTCGCTGCGCATGCACCACGTGGAGGGCGACTTCCTGTTCGTGCACGCCGGGCTCGGCCGCGTCCTGGCCCGCTCCGACCATCTCGACCAGGCGCTGCGCGGTGCGCGTCTCGAGGAGCTCCTGTGGGACCGCTCGACGATGGACGTGCCGCACCGCCTCGGCGTCACGATCGTCTACGGGCACACGCCGCGCGCCGACTTCGGGATCCGCTGGAACCAGCCCTACAGCATCGGCATCGACACCGGTGCCGTGTACGGAGGGGCGCTCACCGCCATCCGCCTGCCCGACGAGACGATCTTCCAGGTCTGA
- a CDS encoding LysM peptidoglycan-binding domain-containing protein: protein MRRGLAFAVFLVLLADAVVAAAASPAFGRQRRRAPAVSAEPELPPAPVLPPAPEVRVRSVPGPDARLFPRPPAIEDRVRFWTRVYSEVETNEGFVHDNRDLGVVYDVVRWPKGLPESEASRHYEGSKKRYAALLRRLAREPHTGLTAEEQRVLALFPKGVSRARLEEASEGVRFQRGQADKFRDGVIRSGQWEAYIRQVFRERGLPLELALLPHVESSFNPLAYSKVGAAGLWQFMPSTGRLFKLRVDRTVDERFDPWRATEAAAALLANNHRVTGTWPLALIAYNHGPGGSIRAKKELGTDDIGVILGRYDGPSFGFASRNFYPSFLAAVEVDRNHVRYFGEIRKMAPARHEAVVTDGTYSARALSQSFGMDLGLLREWNLGLREPVWRGQQLVPKGVTLRFPPVAGRAPAAQILAAIPQERRPSQISGRTYIVKRGDTLSSIARRYGMSTRALASANGIRKPSAIHVGRRLRLPGTVEREIVADAAERRPPRAQPAAAPAQHEVRRGETLASIARRYGTSAHALASANGIQDPDEVRVGQPLTIPGAARVAGTDAPPAATRPRARTYTVRHGDTVSSIARRYGVSVKDLQAANNLSRSSYIRAGQKLRVPVDGG, encoded by the coding sequence ATGCGCAGAGGACTCGCCTTCGCCGTCTTCCTCGTCCTGCTGGCCGACGCCGTCGTCGCCGCCGCCGCCTCCCCGGCCTTCGGCCGCCAGCGCCGGCGCGCCCCGGCGGTGAGCGCGGAGCCCGAGCTGCCGCCCGCACCGGTCCTGCCGCCGGCTCCCGAGGTCCGGGTGCGGAGCGTGCCCGGGCCCGACGCGCGGCTCTTCCCGCGCCCGCCCGCGATCGAGGACCGCGTCCGCTTCTGGACCCGCGTCTACAGCGAGGTCGAGACCAACGAGGGCTTCGTCCACGACAACCGCGACCTCGGCGTCGTCTACGACGTGGTTCGCTGGCCGAAGGGGCTTCCCGAGTCGGAGGCCTCGCGCCACTACGAGGGCTCGAAGAAGCGCTACGCGGCGCTGCTGCGGCGGCTCGCGCGCGAGCCCCACACGGGGCTCACGGCCGAGGAGCAGCGGGTGCTCGCGCTGTTCCCGAAGGGGGTCTCGCGAGCGCGGCTCGAGGAGGCCTCGGAGGGCGTGCGCTTCCAGCGCGGCCAGGCCGACAAGTTCCGCGACGGCGTGATCCGCTCGGGGCAGTGGGAGGCCTACATCCGCCAGGTCTTCCGCGAGCGCGGCCTGCCGCTCGAGCTCGCGCTGCTGCCGCACGTCGAGTCCTCGTTCAACCCGCTCGCCTACTCGAAGGTGGGCGCCGCCGGCCTCTGGCAGTTCATGCCCTCGACGGGCCGGCTGTTCAAGCTGCGCGTCGACCGCACCGTCGACGAGCGCTTCGACCCCTGGCGTGCGACCGAGGCCGCCGCCGCGCTGCTCGCGAACAACCACCGCGTGACGGGCACCTGGCCGCTCGCACTGATCGCCTACAACCACGGGCCGGGCGGCTCGATCCGCGCCAAGAAGGAGCTCGGGACCGACGACATCGGCGTGATCCTGGGCCGTTACGACGGCCCGAGCTTCGGCTTCGCCTCGCGCAACTTCTACCCGTCGTTCCTGGCCGCGGTGGAGGTGGACCGCAACCACGTCCGCTACTTCGGCGAGATCCGCAAGATGGCGCCGGCGCGGCACGAGGCGGTGGTGACCGACGGCACCTACTCGGCGCGCGCGCTCTCCCAGAGCTTCGGCATGGATCTCGGCCTCCTGCGCGAGTGGAACCTGGGGCTGCGCGAGCCGGTCTGGCGCGGCCAGCAGCTCGTGCCGAAGGGCGTGACCCTGCGCTTCCCGCCGGTCGCGGGCCGCGCGCCCGCGGCGCAGATCCTGGCCGCGATCCCGCAGGAGCGCCGGCCGAGCCAGATCAGCGGCCGGACCTACATCGTGAAGCGCGGCGACACGCTGTCGTCGATCGCGCGCCGCTACGGCATGTCGACGCGCGCGCTGGCCTCGGCCAACGGCATCCGCAAGCCGAGTGCCATCCACGTCGGGCGGCGGCTGCGGCTCCCGGGCACGGTCGAGCGCGAGATCGTCGCCGACGCGGCCGAGCGCCGGCCACCGCGGGCCCAGCCCGCCGCCGCCCCCGCCCAGCACGAGGTGCGGCGCGGCGAGACCCTGGCGTCGATCGCACGCCGCTACGGGACGTCGGCGCACGCGCTCGCCTCGGCCAACGGCATCCAGGACCCGGACGAGGTGCGCGTCGGCCAGCCGCTCACGATCCCCGGCGCCGCGCGGGTCGCCGGGACGGACGCGCCGCCGGCGGCGACCCGCCCGCGAGCCCGCACCTACACCGTGCGCCATGGCGACACCGTCTCCTCGATCGCACGCCGCTACGGCGTGTCGGTGAAGGACCTGCAGGCCGCGAACAATCTCTCGCGCTCGAGCTACATCCGCGCCGGGCAGAAGCTGCGCGTGCCGGTGGACGGCGGCTGA